AGGACCATGGCGATCGTGCGGTTTTTGGACCCGATGAAGGAGCTGTCGTCGCTGCAGAACCGGATGAACCGGGTGTTCGAGGAGACCTTCGGGTCGCCGCTGTATCGCGGCGAGCAGCCGGGGGTCGGGACGTGGTCTCCCGCCGTGGACATCTTCGAGACCGGCGACGAGATCATCGTCAAGGCCGAGGTCCCGGGCCTTGCGAAGGACCAGATCCACGTCGAGGTCGAGAACGGCGTGCTGACGCTGCACGGGGAGCGGAAGTTCGAGCGGGAGGTCAAGGAGGAGAACTACCACAGGGTGGAACGCACCTACGGCGCCTTTCACCGGTCCTTCTCCCTGCCGGGCTCCGTGGACGCCGAAAAAATCCGCGCCGAGATGAAGGACGGCATCCTCGAGGTGCGCCTCGGGAAACGGGAGCAGGCGAAGCCGAAGCAGATCACCGTCGCCGTGAAGTAACGCCGTGGGGAGAGGCTGATGGACCCGAAGAAGGACTATTACCGGATCCTTGGGGTCCCGGAAGGCGCCTCGGCGGAGGAGATCCGGAAGGCGTTCCGGCGGCTGGCGAAGAAGCACCACCCGGACGTCAACCCCGGCGACAAGGCGGCCGAGTCGCGCTTCAAGGAGGCCAACGAGGCCCACGAGGTCCTGCGCGACAAGAAGAAGCGGGAAGAGTACGACGCGATCCGTCAGGGAGGATTCGCGGGCGGTTTCCAAGGCGCCGGACCGTTCGGCGGCGCGGGGCACGCCCCCGGGGGGTTCCGGGCGGAATCGTTCGACTTCGGGGATCTTTTCGGCGACGTGCTTCGCGGCGGGGGAGGGCGGTCCTCCCATCCAGGCAGGGGGAGCGATCTCCGGGTCGATCTTTCCGTCGACTTCCTCGACATGGTCCGGGGGGCGGTCCGCGAGATCCGGTATCCTCGATCCCGCGTGTGCGGGCAGTGCGGGGGAACCGGCCGCGCCGGGCGGCGGGGGTGCCCGGCATGCTACGGACGCGGTGTGACCGAATCCGAGGAGCGCGTCAAGATCCGGATCCCCGCGGGAGCGCGGGACGGCGCCACGATCCGCGTCCCTTCGAAGGGGGAGGAACGGGCGGCTCCGGGGGAAAGCGGCGACCTGCAGGTCGAGTTGCGCATGTTGGCGCATCCGTACTTCCGCCGGGAGGGGAACGACATCCTCCTCGAGGCTCCGATCCTCTTCTCGGAAGCGGTCAAGGGGGCGAAGATCGAGGTGCCGACGATCGACGGGCCGGTCACCGTTACGATCCCCCCCGGCTCCTCCAGCGGCAGGAAGCTGCGTCTCAAGGGGAGGGGTGTCCCGACCCCCGGCACGGCGGAGCGGGGAGACGAGTATGTCGTGCTCCAGGTGGTCGTCCCATCGGAGCGGCCGGACGAGTTCCTCCGCCTGGTCGACCGCATCGCCGGATTCGAGGAGAAGGATCCCCGGGGGCATTGGAACTGAAACGTCTATAATGGAATCACTATGCCATAGGGGAAGGATGGGGGAAACATGGGCAACACGCTGAAAACGACGC
This sequence is a window from Deltaproteobacteria bacterium. Protein-coding genes within it:
- a CDS encoding Hsp20/alpha crystallin family protein, which translates into the protein RTMAIVRFLDPMKELSSLQNRMNRVFEETFGSPLYRGEQPGVGTWSPAVDIFETGDEIIVKAEVPGLAKDQIHVEVENGVLTLHGERKFEREVKEENYHRVERTYGAFHRSFSLPGSVDAEKIRAEMKDGILEVRLGKREQAKPKQITVAVK
- a CDS encoding J domain-containing protein; translation: MDPKKDYYRILGVPEGASAEEIRKAFRRLAKKHHPDVNPGDKAAESRFKEANEAHEVLRDKKKREEYDAIRQGGFAGGFQGAGPFGGAGHAPGGFRAESFDFGDLFGDVLRGGGGRSSHPGRGSDLRVDLSVDFLDMVRGAVREIRYPRSRVCGQCGGTGRAGRRGCPACYGRGVTESEERVKIRIPAGARDGATIRVPSKGEERAAPGESGDLQVELRMLAHPYFRREGNDILLEAPILFSEAVKGAKIEVPTIDGPVTVTIPPGSSSGRKLRLKGRGVPTPGTAERGDEYVVLQVVVPSERPDEFLRLVDRIAGFEEKDPRGHWN